A single window of Marinitoga litoralis DNA harbors:
- a CDS encoding S8 family serine peptidase — protein sequence MKKFLFILILSISLFLISCTNFDVKNDKNMNTLSVEKHNLIEKKLDNLLKYDYFENQLNVGYTDIESLNKLAEYLKADININIEKLKVANLRFNYSVEEALRKLLNIQFDGIKFIEPNYKRKLIEPIKKEVFNDVVVKSVSSPEDPKNPLYEFQWALKKFDAKKVWETATGTGVVVAVMDGGSDSRHPDLNGQYVDGVDFYNGVYIPANTSVPYGDHGTHVSGIIAAKKDDNYGIAGLAPEAKIMVAPVFAPNFIGDIYVAYNAMWAVDNGAKILQNSWGGPGFSDTLKAGFDYALANNVLVVVSTGNTHIEESWGSPNSLPGILGVGASDVNDNVAEFSTRGDSVSVLAPGVQILSTIPIDSQDVSEIYGPFAYWNGTSMASPYVSALAALLWEKHPDATAYQIRKLIEMSAKDIDKPGYDTNSGYGVIDPQKALSLPLPEEEGAMAVVSVKDSYGNPLAGVYVTLYRETGPNYYARTNSLGQCAFYQIDPDTYDIIVGGPDLLDSIVLRPQEQLSKTLENVEIKDMSELDDVQVIPVTFDSTFELSLTPPTAFGNYTLKIIAADTNEILLNSTFNEATTISKSSIGTPTFYIKVESDNMPVLPAPIFEDDFESGILNWDTGDNAATIIDDNGNKIVSFPDIDDDEESYISTTVTLDSATYGYKFVFDYKVSSEEGWDFLFVYVDGEVVFKASGEVDWTTKEISLSEGTHEIKIAYVKDGAVSEGSDTAWIDNIKISKIPDDYLDYAVTGTVNLNGETINISHSLYDGTIVDDDPVNELPWNAF from the coding sequence ATGAAAAAATTTCTATTTATTCTAATTTTATCTATAAGTTTATTTCTTATAAGTTGTACTAATTTCGATGTAAAAAATGATAAAAATATGAATACTTTATCAGTTGAAAAGCATAATTTAATCGAAAAAAAGCTTGACAATTTACTTAAATATGATTATTTTGAAAATCAATTAAATGTTGGATATACTGATATTGAATCATTAAATAAATTAGCAGAGTACTTAAAAGCTGATATTAATATCAATATTGAAAAACTTAAAGTTGCTAATTTAAGATTTAACTACTCTGTTGAAGAAGCATTAAGAAAATTATTAAATATACAATTCGATGGTATTAAATTTATTGAACCTAATTATAAGAGAAAATTAATTGAACCTATAAAAAAAGAAGTTTTTAATGATGTTGTGGTAAAGTCGGTATCCTCTCCAGAAGATCCTAAAAATCCATTATATGAATTTCAATGGGCTTTAAAGAAATTTGATGCTAAAAAAGTTTGGGAAACTGCTACAGGTACAGGTGTTGTTGTTGCAGTTATGGATGGCGGTTCAGATTCAAGACATCCTGATTTAAATGGTCAATATGTTGATGGTGTAGATTTTTATAATGGTGTATATATTCCAGCAAATACATCTGTTCCTTATGGTGATCATGGAACACATGTTTCTGGTATTATTGCAGCTAAAAAAGATGATAATTATGGTATTGCAGGTTTAGCTCCAGAAGCAAAAATTATGGTTGCACCTGTATTTGCTCCAAACTTTATAGGAGACATATATGTTGCATATAATGCTATGTGGGCTGTAGATAATGGGGCAAAAATTTTACAAAATAGTTGGGGAGGTCCTGGATTTTCTGATACCTTAAAAGCAGGATTTGATTATGCTCTTGCTAATAATGTTTTAGTAGTTGTTTCCACTGGAAATACACATATTGAAGAAAGCTGGGGAAGTCCTAATTCTTTACCTGGTATATTAGGTGTTGGAGCTAGTGATGTTAATGATAATGTTGCCGAGTTCTCTACAAGAGGAGATAGCGTATCTGTATTAGCTCCTGGAGTTCAAATATTATCTACTATTCCTATAGATAGTCAAGATGTATCAGAAATTTACGGTCCATTTGCATATTGGAATGGGACATCAATGGCTTCACCATATGTTTCTGCTTTAGCTGCATTATTATGGGAAAAACATCCAGATGCAACTGCATATCAAATCAGAAAATTAATTGAGATGTCAGCAAAAGATATTGATAAACCTGGTTATGATACAAATTCAGGTTATGGCGTTATTGATCCTCAAAAAGCACTATCTTTACCATTACCTGAAGAAGAAGGTGCAATGGCAGTTGTTTCAGTTAAAGATTCATATGGAAATCCTTTAGCTGGCGTTTATGTTACACTATATAGAGAGACAGGTCCAAATTATTATGCAAGAACTAATTCATTAGGACAATGTGCTTTCTATCAAATAGATCCTGATACATACGATATTATTGTTGGTGGACCAGATTTATTAGATTCTATAGTTTTAAGACCTCAAGAACAATTATCAAAAACATTAGAAAATGTTGAAATAAAAGATATGTCAGAATTAGATGATGTACAAGTAATACCTGTGACTTTTGATTCTACATTTGAATTAAGTTTAACTCCACCTACAGCATTTGGAAATTACACATTAAAAATAATTGCTGCTGATACAAATGAAATATTATTAAATTCAACATTTAATGAAGCTACAACAATTTCAAAATCATCAATAGGAACTCCAACATTCTATATTAAAGTTGAAAGCGATAATATGCCTGTATTACCAGCACCAATTTTTGAAGATGATTTTGAATCAGGTATCTTAAATTGGGATACTGGAGATAATGCCGCAACAATAATAGATGATAATGGAAATAAGATTGTTTCATTCCCCGATATAGATGATGACGAAGAAAGTTATATTTCAACAACTGTTACTCTTGATTCAGCAACATATGGTTATAAGTTTGTATTTGATTATAAGGTATCAAGTGAAGAAGGTTGGGATTTCCTATTTGTATATGTCGACGGAGAAGTTGTATTTAAAGCTTCTGGTGAAGTAGATTGGACAACTAAAGAAATCAGTTTATCTGAAGGAACACATGAAATTAAGATTGCTTATGTAAAAGATGGTGCTGTTTCAGAAGGTTCCGATACCGCATGGATTGATAATATTAAGATTTCTAAAATACCTGATGATTACTTAGATTATGCTGTTACAGGTACTGTAAATTTAAATGGAGAAACCATTAATATATCTCATTCATTATATGATGGAACTATAGTAGATGATGATCCTGTAAATGAATTACCATGGAATGCATTTTAG
- a CDS encoding DEAD/DEAH box helicase: protein MIPNLFNILKRLEEIRNSAFPLALEEGKKLKRKTTEFASYGNVPYLTFTAIVKENGNNYRPLIILNTDTLDIKYSCPCEYSKEKKVCKHTIALMYEIEKYLKKDESKSYNIKRSFDEYLGIKDYGDTYYIIAPRNNHTIVRLAKKSRRLVLRKDIDSYEEITKFLKTKIPEDENDIKNLIIPLETNTKPYYILTLSSFEKLKKIKSDKILFENGKELIWNDDIKFKIYLSKNENSISIELLPKIDSKNIVSSKDDYAYFDGNTLSILDIKTNIKLPYYNDIKMTYSYDSKEELEEYIKKNIIKYERYGFEIGIDKSLGIEKEIFIPKLNLYINFVDNQFHLKGKFLYGKEVELYNDYIHRNIEEENRLIDSLKNVGVELDERGKCVLDIESFFEFINHKIKLLDKNIIIKMNKNIKWKEIESINMKLNLRTNWFDVEGEITLKDNKKIDINVLRNRKDNFIVLKDDTIIKIPEKILEKLEDLKFKKDKIEIESYNIYSFLNNPNLELESLDEKTKSFIENIKNFEKIKEYEVPELKMPMRDYQIQGYYFLRYLHEFNFNGILADDMGLGKTVQTISLILSLKEKNRKFLIITPRSVVYNWAYEIEKFTSNLKYYIYHHNQKDIPDDVDVILTTYGTIRNYIDNFKDLYYIILDEAQYIKNHETKLYSAIKKLKAPHKLALTGTPLENSLDDLYNIFEFLMPGFLGKRKEFARKYNYDNKESIKKLQKKINPFILRRKKENVLKELPPKTEEYIYNEMTQHQLKIYHQLLNEYKQKIAMSQGIINFSVLEGLLRLRQIVNHPKLLGVNIESSKFNEFKKFVLEVLNEDHKIVVFSQFVKMINIMEDWLNHEKIKYLKIIGETKNRLEIVNEFNENNDTKILLISLKAGGTGLNITGADYVIHYDPWWNPAVENQATDRVHRMGQTKPVFVYKFITKNSIEEKILKLKNSKNDLYNLAITTEKSLLKNLSKEDIMQLFE from the coding sequence ATGATCCCAAATTTATTTAATATTTTAAAAAGATTAGAGGAAATTAGAAATTCTGCTTTTCCTCTTGCCTTAGAAGAAGGGAAAAAGTTAAAAAGAAAAACCACAGAGTTTGCAAGTTATGGTAATGTTCCATATTTAACCTTTACAGCTATTGTAAAAGAAAATGGGAATAATTATAGACCTCTAATAATTTTAAATACCGATACTTTAGACATTAAATATTCTTGTCCATGCGAATATTCAAAGGAAAAAAAAGTTTGTAAACATACCATTGCTTTAATGTATGAAATAGAAAAGTATTTAAAAAAAGACGAAAGCAAATCATATAATATTAAAAGATCATTTGATGAATATCTAGGAATTAAAGATTATGGGGATACATATTATATAATTGCTCCAAGGAATAATCATACTATTGTAAGATTAGCAAAAAAATCGCGTAGATTAGTATTAAGAAAAGACATAGACTCATACGAAGAAATAACTAAATTTTTAAAAACAAAGATCCCTGAAGATGAAAATGATATAAAAAATTTAATTATTCCACTTGAGACAAATACTAAACCATATTATATTTTAACCTTATCCAGTTTTGAAAAACTTAAAAAAATAAAAAGCGATAAGATATTATTTGAAAATGGAAAAGAATTAATATGGAATGATGATATTAAATTTAAAATATACTTATCTAAAAATGAAAACTCTATTTCTATAGAACTATTACCAAAAATCGATAGTAAAAATATCGTTTCATCTAAAGATGATTATGCATATTTTGATGGAAATACATTATCGATATTGGATATAAAAACAAATATTAAATTACCATATTATAATGATATTAAAATGACCTATTCATACGATTCAAAAGAAGAATTAGAAGAGTATATAAAAAAGAACATTATTAAATATGAAAGATATGGTTTTGAAATTGGTATTGATAAGAGTTTAGGTATTGAAAAGGAGATTTTCATTCCTAAACTAAATCTATACATTAATTTTGTAGACAATCAATTTCATTTAAAAGGGAAATTCCTATACGGAAAAGAAGTTGAATTATATAATGATTATATACATAGAAATATCGAAGAAGAAAATAGATTAATTGATTCATTAAAGAATGTTGGTGTTGAATTAGATGAAAGAGGTAAATGTGTTTTAGATATTGAATCATTCTTTGAATTTATTAATCACAAAATAAAATTATTAGATAAGAATATAATAATTAAAATGAATAAAAATATTAAATGGAAAGAAATTGAAAGTATAAACATGAAGTTAAACTTAAGAACTAATTGGTTTGATGTTGAAGGTGAAATTACATTAAAGGATAATAAGAAAATAGATATTAATGTTTTGAGAAATAGAAAGGATAATTTTATAGTCTTAAAAGATGATACAATTATTAAAATACCAGAAAAGATATTAGAAAAATTAGAAGATTTAAAGTTTAAAAAGGATAAGATAGAAATTGAAAGTTATAATATATATTCCTTTTTGAATAATCCTAATTTAGAATTAGAATCATTAGATGAAAAAACCAAATCTTTTATCGAAAATATTAAAAACTTTGAAAAAATCAAAGAATATGAAGTACCCGAATTAAAAATGCCTATGAGAGATTATCAAATTCAAGGTTATTATTTTTTAAGATATTTGCATGAGTTTAATTTTAATGGTATTTTAGCTGATGATATGGGACTTGGTAAAACAGTACAAACAATATCATTAATATTATCATTAAAGGAAAAAAATAGAAAGTTTTTAATTATTACACCTAGATCTGTAGTATATAATTGGGCATATGAAATAGAAAAGTTCACCTCTAATTTAAAATATTATATTTATCACCATAATCAAAAGGATATCCCTGATGATGTCGATGTTATTTTAACAACATATGGAACAATTAGAAATTATATTGATAATTTTAAAGATTTATACTATATTATTCTTGATGAAGCTCAGTACATAAAAAATCATGAAACAAAATTATATTCAGCTATAAAAAAATTAAAAGCACCTCATAAGCTGGCACTAACTGGAACTCCTTTAGAAAATTCTTTAGATGACTTATACAACATTTTTGAATTTTTAATGCCAGGTTTTTTAGGAAAAAGAAAAGAATTTGCTAGAAAATATAATTATGATAATAAGGAAAGTATTAAAAAACTACAGAAAAAAATAAATCCTTTTATACTTAGAAGAAAAAAAGAAAATGTATTAAAGGAATTACCTCCTAAAACAGAAGAATATATATATAATGAAATGACACAACATCAATTGAAAATATATCATCAATTATTAAATGAGTATAAGCAAAAAATTGCAATGTCACAAGGAATTATAAACTTTAGTGTTTTGGAAGGTTTATTAAGATTAAGGCAAATAGTAAACCATCCAAAATTATTAGGTGTAAATATAGAATCTTCAAAATTTAATGAATTCAAAAAATTCGTTTTAGAAGTATTAAATGAAGATCATAAGATTGTAGTTTTTTCTCAGTTTGTAAAAATGATAAATATAATGGAAGATTGGTTAAATCACGAAAAAATAAAATATTTAAAAATTATAGGAGAAACGAAAAATAGGCTTGAAATTGTTAATGAATTTAATGAAAATAATGATACAAAAATACTTCTTATTAGTTTAAAAGCTGGTGGAACTGGATTAAATATTACAGGTGCTGATTATGTAATTCATTATGACCCTTGGTGGAATCCAGCTGTAGAAAATCAAGCAACAGATAGAGTACATAGAATGGGGCAAACAAAACCCGTTTTCGTTTATAAGTTTATTACAAAGAATTCCATTGAAGAGAAAATATTAAAATTAAAAAATTCAAAAAATGATTTATACAATTTAGCTATAACTACAGAAAAATCATTATTAAAAAATCTATCAAAAGAAGATATTATGCAACTATTTGAATAG
- a CDS encoding cytochrome c biogenesis CcdA family protein, with the protein MDTFTITVQPTIGYLGAFFGGIVSFFSPCVLPLVPLFFGILMTDLNNTALTIKRGLAFFLGLSIFFSILGAFAGTLGSILSKYQDIFNIIAGIVIILLGIYYIFGKEMFKGVKINLNKYKNTSFFSAFIIGILISFIWVPCSGPVLAAVLTYASTTSSPFLGGLMLFVYSLGISIPFLFFSGLISKIFSKVSFGTPKWEKYMKLFGGILLISMGLLIIFGLFNTLQGV; encoded by the coding sequence ATGGATACTTTTACAATAACAGTTCAACCTACAATAGGATATTTAGGAGCATTTTTTGGGGGTATTGTATCTTTTTTTAGTCCATGTGTATTACCGCTAGTTCCATTATTTTTTGGTATATTAATGACAGATTTAAACAATACAGCGTTGACTATTAAAAGAGGATTAGCTTTTTTTCTAGGACTAAGTATATTTTTTTCTATATTAGGAGCATTTGCTGGTACATTGGGTAGTATTCTTTCTAAATACCAAGATATATTTAATATTATAGCAGGAATTGTTATTATTTTACTTGGTATATATTATATTTTTGGTAAAGAAATGTTCAAAGGAGTAAAGATTAATCTAAATAAGTATAAAAACACATCATTTTTTAGTGCGTTTATTATAGGTATTTTAATATCTTTTATCTGGGTTCCATGTTCTGGACCAGTTTTAGCGGCAGTATTAACCTATGCTTCAACTACTAGTAGTCCATTTTTAGGTGGTTTAATGTTATTTGTATATTCACTTGGAATATCAATACCCTTTTTATTTTTTAGTGGTTTAATTAGTAAAATATTTTCAAAAGTTTCATTTGGAACACCAAAATGGGAAAAATACATGAAATTATTTGGAGGTATATTATTAATATCAATGGGATTATTAATAATCTTTGGATTATTTAATACATTACAAGGAGTGTGA
- a CDS encoding thioredoxin family protein → MYKKLLVMFLMAISIISFSNLNTFVVNDFDAALKIGEITGKDVIVMFSSESCYYCKKFKEETLIDSEIQKWLKTEFVFAEIYANKNKNATYMGKTMNYLELFGAFGVRGTPTFFFFNSKGEALSQLPGYVPKDVFLSILKFFKYFRKEKISFQEFQEKNIDVNIDRKVLNLSKEDIEFLLKNDPNTKLYDNKLDEYTNIVLEEKNEELESKYYVVIYEKK, encoded by the coding sequence ATGTATAAGAAATTATTAGTAATGTTTTTAATGGCTATATCAATTATATCATTTTCAAATTTAAATACATTTGTTGTTAATGATTTTGATGCTGCATTAAAAATAGGTGAAATTACAGGTAAAGATGTTATAGTTATGTTTTCATCAGAAAGTTGTTATTATTGTAAGAAATTTAAAGAAGAAACTTTAATTGATAGTGAAATTCAAAAATGGTTAAAAACAGAATTTGTATTTGCTGAAATATATGCAAATAAGAATAAGAATGCAACATATATGGGAAAAACAATGAATTATTTAGAATTATTTGGAGCATTTGGAGTAAGGGGAACACCAACATTTTTCTTTTTTAATAGTAAAGGAGAAGCATTGTCTCAATTACCAGGTTATGTACCTAAAGATGTATTTTTATCTATCTTGAAATTTTTCAAATATTTTAGAAAAGAAAAAATATCATTCCAAGAATTCCAAGAAAAAAATATAGATGTAAATATAGACAGAAAGGTTTTAAATCTTAGTAAGGAAGATATAGAATTTCTTTTAAAAAATGATCCAAATACAAAATTATATGATAATAAATTAGATGAGTATACTAATATAGTATTAGAAGAGAAAAATGAAGAATTAGAAAGTAAATATTATGTTGTAATATATGAAAAGAAATAA
- a CDS encoding adenylosuccinate synthase: MERVAIVGAQWGDEGKGKVVNYFSKNYEWIVRFSGGANAGHTIYYKGKKYVNHLLPSIIPEGESKAFLGAGMVIDIEQLIKEIEVLENDFPGVSSKIYIDLEAFLVLPYHKEEDGILEELRKNPIGTTRRGIGPSYTDKVSREGFKIYHLFDEKLLKERLEEVIFLKKNIYGNRFNFDPDKIFNYLMEQKNKLEKMNVKFTSAIDMANVFRNTSVLFEGAQGVLLDLDFGTYPFVTSGATMAHGVSSVGFSTFELNEVLGVLKAYTTRVGEGPFPTEEFGEIGETIRKKGNEFGATTGRPRRVGWLDLPALRYAKLRSGLTKLVITKADVLDGLDEIKVCVAYDVNGEIKEIPTSSYDFFVGKPIYETLKGWPNTNHVNFLKYMAFIEEKTGIEISHISYGPKTEEMCTKNDLIFNM; encoded by the coding sequence ATGGAAAGGGTTGCTATTGTAGGAGCTCAGTGGGGAGATGAAGGTAAAGGTAAAGTGGTAAATTATTTTTCAAAAAATTATGAATGGATAGTTAGGTTTTCTGGTGGAGCAAATGCTGGACATACTATATATTACAAAGGAAAAAAATATGTAAATCATCTTTTGCCATCAATAATACCAGAAGGAGAGTCAAAAGCATTTTTAGGTGCTGGTATGGTTATTGATATTGAACAATTAATAAAAGAAATAGAAGTATTAGAAAATGACTTTCCAGGTGTTTCATCTAAAATATATATAGATTTAGAAGCCTTTTTAGTGTTACCATATCACAAGGAAGAAGATGGAATATTAGAAGAGCTAAGAAAGAATCCTATTGGTACAACAAGAAGGGGTATTGGACCATCATATACAGATAAAGTATCAAGAGAAGGGTTTAAAATTTATCATCTTTTTGATGAAAAATTATTAAAAGAAAGATTAGAAGAGGTTATATTTTTAAAGAAAAATATATATGGAAACAGATTTAATTTTGATCCAGACAAAATATTTAATTATTTAATGGAACAAAAAAACAAATTAGAAAAAATGAATGTAAAATTCACATCTGCTATTGATATGGCAAATGTATTTAGAAATACTTCTGTATTATTTGAAGGGGCACAAGGCGTATTGTTAGATTTAGATTTTGGTACATATCCTTTTGTTACTTCTGGAGCTACAATGGCTCATGGTGTATCATCTGTTGGGTTTTCAACATTTGAATTAAATGAAGTACTAGGTGTATTAAAAGCCTATACAACAAGAGTCGGAGAAGGTCCATTTCCAACAGAAGAATTTGGAGAAATTGGAGAAACAATTAGAAAAAAAGGTAATGAATTTGGAGCAACTACAGGAAGACCAAGAAGAGTGGGGTGGTTAGATTTACCTGCATTAAGATATGCGAAATTAAGATCGGGATTAACTAAATTAGTAATAACAAAAGCAGATGTTTTAGATGGATTAGATGAAATAAAAGTATGTGTGGCATATGATGTAAATGGAGAAATAAAAGAAATCCCAACATCATCGTATGATTTCTTTGTGGGAAAACCTATATATGAAACATTAAAAGGATGGCCAAACACAAATCATGTTAATTTCTTAAAATATATGGCGTTCATAGAAGAAAAAACAGGAATTGAAATTTCACACATTTCATATGGGCCAAAAACAGAAGAAATGTGTACAAAGAATGATTTAATATTTAATATGTAG